A single window of Actinoallomurus bryophytorum DNA harbors:
- a CDS encoding SGNH/GDSL hydrolase family protein, translated as MRRRVVCSVAAVAALLASAGCGGTARRARADSSPTKPVSHHTPVVMFLGDSYTTGRLGQVPELTYAADTARTLGWQVIIGGYRGTGFVSKGHIDKNFLDLFVEQLAWRPAPDLVIVSGGHNDQLHSPEAVAEGARQLLTTIKHTWTGTRVLVVGPMWGGDPTPPVEDVRDALEGVAGEQHVPFIDPLGERWITGDRVQGTGNASRYILRDGIHPSTVGARYIATRLVADLRTLKLAKP; from the coding sequence ATGAGACGACGCGTGGTGTGCAGCGTCGCCGCCGTTGCCGCTCTCCTCGCGTCCGCGGGGTGCGGAGGCACGGCGCGCAGGGCACGTGCGGACAGTTCTCCCACCAAGCCCGTGTCCCACCACACGCCCGTCGTGATGTTCCTCGGCGACAGCTACACGACCGGCCGTCTCGGGCAGGTCCCGGAGCTCACCTACGCCGCCGACACGGCGCGTACGCTCGGCTGGCAGGTCATCATCGGCGGCTACCGGGGCACCGGGTTCGTGTCCAAGGGACACATCGACAAGAACTTCCTCGACCTGTTCGTCGAGCAGCTCGCCTGGCGGCCCGCGCCCGACCTGGTGATCGTGTCGGGCGGCCACAACGACCAACTCCACTCACCCGAGGCGGTGGCCGAAGGTGCCCGGCAGCTGCTGACCACGATCAAGCACACCTGGACGGGGACCCGCGTGCTGGTCGTGGGTCCGATGTGGGGCGGCGACCCCACGCCTCCGGTCGAGGACGTGCGCGATGCGCTGGAGGGGGTCGCCGGCGAGCAGCACGTGCCCTTCATCGACCCGCTCGGAGAGCGCTGGATCACCGGGGACCGCGTCCAGGGCACCGGCAACGCGTCGAGGTACATCCTGCGCGACGGCATCCACCCGAGCACCGTGGGCGCGCGCTACATCGCCACCCGGCTCGTCGCCGACCTGCGCACCCTCAAACTCGCCAAGCCGTAG
- a CDS encoding DUF2516 family protein, translating into MLGGAQGVVAYLFWAVAIVAFVVEVWAFADAVRRPAGAYTAAGKLTKNLWLIILGIALLFGLAGAVQLVSIIQMLPVIGFIGAAVYLADVRPAVRQYGRGGSSSSGPYGPW; encoded by the coding sequence GTGCTCGGAGGAGCCCAGGGTGTCGTGGCCTACCTGTTCTGGGCCGTGGCGATCGTCGCGTTCGTCGTGGAGGTGTGGGCTTTCGCCGACGCCGTACGACGTCCGGCCGGTGCCTACACGGCCGCAGGCAAGCTCACCAAGAACCTCTGGTTGATCATTCTGGGGATCGCGCTGCTGTTCGGTCTGGCAGGCGCGGTCCAGCTCGTCTCGATCATCCAGATGCTGCCCGTCATCGGCTTCATCGGTGCCGCGGTCTACCTCGCCGACGTGCGCCCGGCGGTCCGGCAGTACGGCCGCGGCGGGTCGTCCTCCTCGGGCCCGTACGGGCCCTGGTAA